A stretch of Triticum aestivum cultivar Chinese Spring chromosome 1D, IWGSC CS RefSeq v2.1, whole genome shotgun sequence DNA encodes these proteins:
- the LOC123179991 gene encoding probable clathrin assembly protein At4g32285, with product MSIRKALGAVKDQATIGIAKVSSAVAPDLDVAIVRATAHDDGAPDERHVQEVLRLTSGSSRVQVAACVATVSRRLARTRDYVVTAKCLALLHRLVADGDPHFRHELVRPAVSAGRRGGGAAPVLAALSDFRDEAHSASWDHSAFVRAYALYLDDRVRFLLALLPAPRTVRFADHDGFGYGGRAAGGASPPPDMTVSVHDMDVEGLLARGQQLRQLIDRFLACRPTGAARRSRVVLATLWPVVKESARLYEDVAVVLAVLLDRFFDMEYPDCVKAFEAHVSTARLVDDLLAFYSWCDDAGVARSSDFPEVKRIDDKLLETLEQFVRERGRAGQNSPPPLQLQHAVQEASPSEDEHHQAEYDMNGIKALPAPEHANAATVARSEPAKASARPVARVPDQTSDLVDLRESAAGADEQGNKLALALFSEPPQSANGSWVAFPSDDGAPKAATTSAWQTPAAEPGKADWELALVETASSLSRQTAALGGGMDPLLLHGMYDQGAVRQHARAQAASGSASSVALPGAPATHILALPGPDGAVGGDPFAASLAVPPPSYVQMAEMERKQELLAQEQRMWAQYRQGGMQGQAGLNGLAVGGGGSAFASNTSVPMPMAYHGAGGYYY from the coding sequence ATGTCGATCCGGAAGGCGCTGGGCGCGGTCAAGGACCAGGCCACCATCGGCATCGCCAAGGTGTCCAGCGCGGTGGCGCCGGACCTGGACGTGGCGATCGTGCGCGCCACGGCGCACGACGACGGCGCCCCCGACGAGCGCCACGTGCAGGAGGTGCTCCGCCTCACCTCCGGCTCGTCCAGGGTCCAGGTCGCCGCCTGCGTCGCCACCGTGTCGCGCCGCCTCGCCAGGACCCGCGACTACGTCGTCACCGCCAAGTGcctcgcgctgctccaccgcctcgTGGCCGACGGCGACCCGCACTTCCGCCACGAGCTCGTCCGCCCCGCTGTCTCCGCGGGCCGACGTGGTGGTGGTGCCGCGCCCGTGCTCGCCGCGCTCTCCGACTTCCGCGACGAGGCGCACTCCGCGTCCTGGGACCACTCCGCCTTCGTGCGCGCCTACGCGCTCTACCTCGACGACCGCGTCCgcttcctcctcgccctcctccccgcgccccgcaCCGTGCGCTTCGCCGACCACGACGGGTTCGGCTACGGTGGCCGCGCCGCCGGGGGCGCCTCGCCGCCTCCGGACATGACGGTCTCGGTGCACGACATGGACGTCGAGGGGCTCCTGGCGCGCGGGCAGCAGCTGCGCCAGCTCATCGACCGCTTCCTCGCCTGCCGCCCCACCGGGGCCGCCAGGCGCAGCCGCGTCGTGCTCGCCACGCTCTGGCCCGTCGTCAAGGAGAGCGCCAGGCTCTACGAGGACGTGGCCGTCGTGCTCGCCGTCCTGCTCGACCGCTTCTTCGACATGGAGTACCCCGACTGCGTCAAGGCCTTCGAGGCGCACGTCAGCACCGCCAGGCTCGTCGACGACCTCCTCGCCTTCTACTCGTGGTGCGACGACGCCGGCGTCGCGCGCTCCTCCGACTTCCCCGAGGTCAAGCGCATCGACGACAAGCTCCTCGAGACGCTCGAGCAGTTCGTGCGGGAGCGCGGCAGGGCAGGCCAGAACTCGCCGCCGCCGCTACAGCTTCAGCACGCTGTTCAAGAAGCTTCCCCGAGCGAGGACGAACACCACCAAGCAGAGTACGACATGAACGGCATCAAGGCGCTCCCGGCCCCAGAGCACGCCAACGCTGCGACGGTTGCGCGGTCAGAGCCGGCGAAAGCTAGCGCCCGGCCGGTGGCCAGGGTACCTGATCAGACTAGTGACCTGGTGGACCTCAGGGAGTCCGCGGCAGGAGCCGACGAGCAGGGGAACAAGCTGGCGCTCGCGCTCTTCTCGGAGCCGCCACAGTCCGCGAACGGCAGCTGGGTGGCGTTCCCGTCCGACGACGGCGCCCCCAAGGCGGCGACGACCTCCGCGTGGCAGACGCCGGCGGCCGAGCCGGGGAAGGCCGATTGGGAGCTGGCCCTGGTGGAGACGGCGAGCAGCCTGTCGCGCCAGACCGCGGCGCTGGGCGGCGGCATGGACCCGCTCCTCCTGCACGGGATGTACGACCAGGGCGCCGTCCGGCAGCACGCGCGCGCGCAGGCCGCGTCCGGGAGCGCGAGCAGCGTGGCGCTCCCTGGCGCGCCCGCCACCCACATCCTGGCGCTCCCGGGCCCCGACGGCGCGGTCGGCGGCGACCCGTTCGCGGCCTCGCTGGCCGTGCCGCCGCCGTCCTACGTGCAGATGGCCGAGATGGAGCGGAAGCAGGAGCTGCTGGCGCAGGAGCAGAGGATGTGGGCGCAGTACCGGCAGGGCGGGATGCAGGGGCAGGCCGGCCTCAACGGgctcgccgtcggcggcggcgggagcgcgTTCGCGTCCAACACCTCCGTGCCGATGCCCATGGCCTACCACGGAGCCGGCGGGTACTACTactag
- the LOC123163225 gene encoding BTB/POZ and MATH domain-containing protein 1-like, whose protein sequence is MSKGISRTPVLPASTTTTSVDSASLHFRVDYEQVKHLGIDDVVCSELFTVGQHQWRIDCYPRGPVGYSKDDMGNYVSIYLRHMSDSGRVRATFIALIKDRDDKPSEIRVKTYLHEFTIMGAPDYLDEWGWNRFVARKDLEETYVIDGHVTFVCTIMVTRDTTPVTVPPSDIKNHLGSLLDQAYGTDVSFTVHGETFPVNRAILAARSPVFKAELFGSMAEATMASITLHDITPSIFKRMLRFIYTDEFPTTEDNPSNEVLFDLLAAADRYALDRLKLMCAKKLWDNVSMDTVTDIQACADMYNCLELKDKCIDFIAKEKKNKEVSFFKNDSKKPTTSSG, encoded by the exons A TGAGTAAAGGAATCTCCCGAACTCCGGTACTGCCGGCCTCGACGACCACCACTAGTGTGGATTCTGCTTCCCTCCACTTCAGGGTAGACTACGAGCAAGTCAAGCACCTTGGCATCGACGATGTCGTCTGCTCTGAGCTCTTCACCGTCGGCCAACACCAGTGGAGGATTGACTGCTACCCGCGCGGACCGGTAGGGTACTCCAAGGATGACATGGGAAATTATGTTTCCATCTACCTTAGGCACATGAGTGATTCCGGAAGGGTACGCGCCACCTTCATCGCCTTGATAAAGGATAGAGATGACAAGCCATCAGAAATACGAGTGAAAACTTACCTTCATGAGTTCACAATCATGGGCGCCCCTGACTACCTCGATGAGTGGGGATGGAATCGGTTTGTGGCAAGAAAGGACCTGGAGGAAACCTATGTTATTGATGGGCACGTCACGTTCGTATGCACCATCATGGTCACGCGTGATACTACCCCTGTCACCGTGCCGCCATCCGACATCAAGAACCATCTCGGCTCCTTACTGGATCAGGCATATGGGACAGACGTGTCGTTTACCGTCCACGGCGAGACATTCCCCGTGAACCGAGCTATTCTTGCAGCCCGCTCACCTGTCTTCAAGGCAGAGCTTTTTGGGTCCATGGCCGAAGCGACAATGGCATCCATCACACTGCACGATATCACACCTTCAATATTCAAACGTATGCTTCGGTTCATATACACGGATGAGTTTCCTACTACAGAGGATAACCCGTCCAATGAGGTATTATTTGATTTACTTGCCGCTGCAGATCGGTACGCACTAGACCGGCTAAAGCTTATGTGTGCCAAAAAGTTATGGGATAATGTGTCAATGGATACAGTTACGGATATTCAAGCTTGCGCTGACATGTACAATTGCCTCGAGTTGAAGGACAAGTGCATTGACTTTattgcaaaagagaaaaaaaacaaagaagtCTCTTTTTTCAAAAACGATTCGAAGAAGCCCACGACTTCATCAGGCTAA